One segment of Sparus aurata unplaced genomic scaffold, fSpaAur1.1, whole genome shotgun sequence DNA contains the following:
- the LOC115578012 gene encoding microfibril-associated glycoprotein 4-like, whose amino-acid sequence MKLLPVFLLLAPVLTRCQQLVLPVDCSDIYNHDTSRPSGVFTIYPIGATSAVQVHCDMDSEGGRWTVFQRRMDGSVNFYRPWDQYKMGFGSAAGEYWLGLEYLFHLTLRKKYELLVDMEDFEGNKAFARYSSFSIDPESTGYTLHVSGYTAGGAGDALRYHSGEKFSTFDKDQGSWNNNCARRYLGAFWYKGCFQANPNGVYLWGADAAVSAAGVEWTHWKGSDYSLKSISMKIRPVQ is encoded by the exons ATGAAG CTGCTGCCAGTCTTCCTGCTCCTGGCTCCGGTGCTGACCCGCTGCCAGCAGCTCGTCCTGCCAGTGGACTGCAGCGACATCTATAATCACGACACCAGCCGACCCAGTGGAGTGTTCACCATCTATCCcatcggagccacgtctgctgTCCAG gtgCACTGTGACATGGACTCGGAGGGAGGACGATGGACG GTGTTCCAGAGGAGGATGGACGGCTCGGTGAACTTCTACAGGCCCTGGGATCAATACAAGATGGGCTTTGGGAGCGCTGCTGGAGAGTACTGGCTCG GTCTGGAGTATCTCTTCCACCTGACTCTGAGGAAGAAGTACGAGCTGCTGGTCGACATGGAGGACTTTGAGGGAAACAAGGCGTTCGCTCGTTACTCCTCGTTCTCCATCGATCCAGAGTCCACTGGATACACACTGCATGTGTCAGGATACACTGCTGGAGGGGCAG gAGACGCCCTCAGGTATCACAGTGGAGAGAAGTTCTCCACCTTCGACAAAGACCAGGGCTCCTGGAATAATAACTGTGCCAGAAGATACCTGGGAGCGTTTTGGTACAAGGGTTGTTTCCAAGCAAATCCAAACGGGGTTTATCTTTGGGGGGCTGATGcagctgtctctgctgctggagtgGAGTGGACCCACTGGAAGGGCAGCGACTACTCCCTGAAGAGCATCAGCATGAAGATCCGTCCTGTGCAGTAG
- the LOC115578013 gene encoding microfibril-associated glycoprotein 4-like, with product MKLLPVVLLLAPVLTRCQQLVLPLDCSDIHNDDRSRPSGVFTIYPIGATSAVQVYCDMDSQEGGWTVFQRRMDGSVNFYRAWDQYKMGFGSAAGEYWLGLENLFHLTLRKRYELLVDMEDFEGNQVFARYSSFSVSPESYGYRLHVSGFTDGGAGDSLSPHSGQKFSTFDKDQDVSDFNCARKYLGAFWYNNCHHTNPNGVYRWGADGTLYGVGVEWSHWKGSDYSLKSISMKIRPVQ from the exons CTGCTGCCAGTCGTCCTGCTCCTGGCTCCGGTGCTGACCCGCTGCCAGCAGCTCGTCCTGCCTCTGGACTGCAGTGATATTCATAATGACGACAGGAGCCGACCCAGTGGAGTGTTCACCATCTATCCcatcggagccacgtctgctgTCCAG gtgtACTGTGACATGGATTCACAGGAGGGAGGCTGGACG GTGTTCCAGAGGAGGATGGACGGCTCGGTGAACTTCTACAGGGCCTGGGATCAATACAAGATGGGCTTTGGGAGCGCTGCTGGAGAGTACTGGCTCG GTCTTGAGAATCTCTTCCACCTGACTCTGAGGAAGAGGTACGAGCTGCTGGTCGACATGGAGGACTTTGAGGGAAACCAGGTGTTCGCTCGTTACTCCTCATTCTCCGTCAGCCCAGAGTCCTACGGATACAGACTGCATGTGTCAGGATTCACTGATGGAGGGGCAG GAGACTCCCTGAGTCCTCACAGTGGACAGAAGTTCTCCACCTTCGACAAAGACCAGGACGTCTCAGACTTCAACTGTGCCAGAAAATACCTGGGAGCGTTCTGGTACAACAATTGTCACCACACAAATCCAAACGGGGTTTATCGTTGGGGGGCTGATGGAACTCTCTATGGTGTTGGAGTGGAGTGGTCCCACTGGAAGGGCAGCGACTACTCCCTGAAGAGCATCAGCATGAAGATCCGTCCTGTGCAGTAG